The following coding sequences are from one Carettochelys insculpta isolate YL-2023 chromosome 5, ASM3395843v1, whole genome shotgun sequence window:
- the TMEM271 gene encoding transmembrane protein 271, whose protein sequence is MKWSVRGACAALSSCLLLACALSAAAVGLKCFSLGSELKGEPFRLGTAAGAFYSGLLLAAGLSLLASALLCCRPAEEESQGAAAAGQAGAAPPGGRQNFLLLGVLVFMLGVLSAFAGAVIDGDTVSLVERKYSHHCRPGAGPATLQLCPKLRDYQRGLVLSTVFNALECLLGLLSLLLVRNYQAARQRGRRRRRQRRRQQRPQPGGRRRRRGGAGGAGGRRAPRCSRGSVFSGGEPALSPGADCPFQAVSYINVGVFHVLDEAGVEVHGGGHPSLELPGYSPLDPELNPYCYPLPHERPPAYEEIYPGHPCANCS, encoded by the coding sequence ATGAAGTGGAGTGTCCGGGGAGCCTGCGCCGcgctctccagctgcctcctgctcgCCTGCGCGCTCAGCGCCGCCGCCGTGGGCCTCAAGTGCTTCTCGCTGGGCTCGGAGCTCAAGGGGGAGCCCTTCCGCctgggcacggccgccggcgccTTCTACTCGGGGCTGCTGCTGGCCGCCGGCCTCTCGCTGCTGGCCTCGGCGCTGCTCTGCTGCCGCCCAGCggaggaggagagccagggcgcggcggcggcggggcaGGCGGGCGCGGCGCCCCCGGGGGGCCGGCAGAACTTCCTGCTGCTGGGCGTGCTGGTCTTCATGCTGGGCGTGCTGAGCGCCTTCGCCGGGGCCGTCATCGACGGCGACACGGTGTCGCTGGTGGAAAGGAAGTACTCGCACCACTGCCGGCCGGGCGCGGGGCCGGCCACGCTGCAGCTCTGCCCCAAGCTGCGGGACTACCAGCGCGGCCTGGTGCTCTCCACCGTCTTCAACGCGCTCGAGTGCCTGCTgggcctgctcagcctgctgctggTGCGCAACTACCAGGCGGCCCGCCAgcgcggccgccgccgccgccgccagcgCCGCCgccagcagcgcccccagcccggcggccggcggcggcggcgaggcggggcagggggggcggGCGGCCGGCGGGCCCCGCGGTGCAGCCGGGGCTCCGTCTTCTCCGGCGGGGAGCCCGCTCTGTCCCCCGGCGCCGACTGCCCCTTTCAGGCGGTCTCCTACATTAACGTGGGTGTCTTCCACGTGCTGGACGAGGCCGGCGTGGAGGTGCACGGCGGCGGCCACCCCTCGCTGGAGCTGCCCGGATACTCGCCCCTGGACCCCGAGCTCAACCCCTACTGTTACCCGCTGCCCCACGAGCGGCCCCCGGCCTACGAGGAGATCTACCCGGGGCACCCCTGCGCCAACTGCAGCTAG